A portion of the Pseudomonas protegens CHA0 genome contains these proteins:
- a CDS encoding sigma-70 family RNA polymerase sigma factor: protein MVPNPSLQHAVGELYLQHHNWVVQLLRRKLGNQDQAMDLAQDTFVRILRSERLPVLREPRAYLNTVASRLCGQYFRRQALERAYLETLAQLEPQYQPSPETRLLVLEALDAVGQVLDGLGSRVREVFLLSQLEGLTYPQIAQRLQLSVNVVQKAMLKAYRHCYAAVYPG, encoded by the coding sequence ATGGTGCCCAACCCTTCGCTACAGCACGCCGTGGGCGAGCTCTACCTCCAGCATCACAACTGGGTGGTGCAACTGCTGCGACGCAAGCTCGGCAACCAGGACCAGGCCATGGACCTGGCGCAGGACACCTTTGTGCGCATCTTGCGCAGCGAGCGACTGCCGGTACTGCGCGAACCCCGGGCCTACCTCAACACCGTGGCCAGCCGCCTGTGCGGGCAGTATTTCCGGCGCCAGGCCCTGGAGCGCGCATACCTGGAAACCCTGGCGCAGCTGGAGCCGCAGTACCAGCCCTCGCCGGAAACCCGGCTGCTGGTGCTTGAGGCCCTGGACGCCGTGGGCCAGGTGCTGGACGGCCTGGGCAGCCGGGTGCGCGAGGTGTTTCTGCTGTCCCAGCTCGAAGGCCTGACCTACCCGCAAATTGCCCAACGCCTGCAGCTCTCGGTCAACGTGGTGCAGAAAGCCATGCTCAAGGCCTACCGCCACTGCTACGCGGCGGTGTACCCGGGATGA